A single region of the Ochotona princeps isolate mOchPri1 chromosome 10, mOchPri1.hap1, whole genome shotgun sequence genome encodes:
- the ATF3 gene encoding cyclic AMP-dependent transcription factor ATF-3: MMLQHPGQVSASEVSASAIVPCLSPPGSLVFEDFANLTPFVKEELRFAIQNKHLCHRMSSALESVTVSDRPLEMSVTKVEVAPEEDERKKRRRERNKIAAAKCRNKKKEKTECLQKESEKLESVNAELKAQIEELKNEKQHLIYMLNLHRPTCIVRAQNGRTPEDERNLFIQQIKEGTLQS, translated from the exons ATGATGCTTCAACACCCAGGCCAGGTCTCTGCTTCGGAAGTCAGTGCCTCAGCCATCGTTCCCTGTCTGTCCCCTCCTGGGTCGCTGGTGTTTGAGGATTTTGCTAACCTGACGCCATTTGTCAAGGAAGAGCTGAGGTTTGCCATCCAGAACAAGCACCTGTGCCACCGGATGTCTTCTGCATTGGAGTCAGTCACTGTCAGTGACAGACCTCTGGAAATGTCTGTCACGAAAGTTGAG GTAGCTCCTGAAGAAGATGAAAGGAAGAAGAGGCGACGGGAAAGAAACAAGATTGCAGCTGCCAAGTGCCGgaacaagaagaaagagaagacagaatgCCTACAGAAG GAGTCGGAGAAGCTGGAGAGTGTAAATGCTGAACTGAAGGCCCAGATTGAGGAGCTCAAGAACGAGAAGCAGCACTTGATCTACATGCTCAACCTCCACCGACCCACGTGCATCGTCCGAGCTCAGAATGGGCGGACTCCAGAAGATGAGAGAAACCTCTTTATTCAACAGATAAAAGAAGGAACATTGCAGAGCTAA
- the GARIN4 gene encoding Golgi-associated RAB2 interactor protein 4, with translation MTASNESLLPYYTAQSGSGVGMFNTVMGKLQRQLYKGEYDIFKYAPIFESDFIQITKRGEVIDVHNRVRMVTVGIACTSPLLPLPDVMLLARPATGCEEFPGRGQATKGKKRKGSKTLELTRLLPLKFVRISVHDREKQQLRLKFATGRSCYLQLCPPLDARDDLFTYWEKLIYLLRPPMDSNSSTYAIPAEDMICMPVFEENDRTSLAAAEFQGKGDQDQVSIRSLHMVSEVSGTSSAAYAGGEGLQNESYKPATVVGVSTPKTRSPKLGKDSVTGTTEAAEAGAVAGTPAGTMNVAATKSAGSGQENTAVAGGTGGNQGNMNIAGTANISPKSFQVALAGAISQSSEYISSTSTSLSPGGSTSVTTAAGNPTNKAAGETTSDPTEGETVLGDSPEGRPARASRSGAEARKQRRERRGRRGKDRVRRRSSRHHRVREGRNKKAGDKIGQKSSRHRASRDDKKEKSRGSPGRHSPSHKGIGHTPITESRTSHKSGRSLSTASSGSASKRLHRISSFLRNVRANLSTKGLASPQGQDVDITAKTVERTNMEAIVEAGESGQGLEIVGSVTSEIMETVTFEAR, from the coding sequence ATGACTGCGAGCAACGAGTCTCTGCTCCCATATTACACGGCCCAGAGCGGCTCTGGAGTGGGCATGTTCAACACCGTCATGGGGAAGCTGCAGCGACAACTGTACAAGGGAGAGTATGACATATTCAAGTATGCACCCATATTCGAGAGTGATTTTATCCAGATTACCAAGAGGGGAGAAGTCATCGACGTGCACAATCGCGTCCGCATGGTGACCGTGGGCATTGCGTGCAccagccccctcctcccactgcccGACGTGATGCTGCTGGCCCGGCCAGCCACTGGCTGTGAGGAATTTCCTGGACGTGGCCAGGCCACCAAGGGGAAAAAACGCAAGGGTTCCAAGACCTTAGAGCTCACCAGGCTCCTGCCCTTGAAGTTTGTGAGGATCTCTGTTCATGACcgtgagaagcagcagctgcgCCTGAAATTTGCCACTGGCCGTTCTTGTTACCTACAGTTGTGTCCCCCTCTTGATGCTCGGGACGACCTCTTTACTTATTGGGAAAAGCTGATTTACCTGCTGCGACCTCCCAtggacagcaacagcagcacctaTGCCATTCCAGCCGAGGACATGATATGCATGCCTGTGTTTGAGGAAAATGACAGGACCAGCCTGGCAGCTGCAGAGTTCCAAGGAAAAGGGGATCAGGACCAGGTTAGCATTCGGAGCCTCCACATGGTCTCTGAGGTGTCtgggacttcctctgctgcttatGCTGGTGGGGAGGGACTCCAAAATGAGTCCTACAAACCTGCTACTGTGGTGGGGGTATCCACCCCCAAAACAAGATCTCCAAAGCTTGGCAAGGACTCAGTCACAGGGAccacagaggcagcagaagcAGGGGCGGTAGCCGGGACACCAGCAGGCACTATGAACGTGGCAGCCACCAAGTCTGCAGGCTCTGGGCAGGAGAACACAGCCGTAGCAGGGGGTACAGGAGGAAACCAAGGCAACATGAACATCGCAGGCACAGCCAACATATCCCCCAAGAGCTTTCAGGTGGCCCTGGCGGGTGCTATCAGCCAGTCCTCAGAGTACATTTCCAGTACGTCCACCAGCCtctccccaggaggcagcaccaGTGTGACCACTGCAGCGGGGAACCCTACCAACAAGGCTGCTGGGGAAACCACGAGTGACCCCACAGAAGGTGAAACAGTCCTCGGTGACAGCCCTGAGGGTAGGCCCGCACGAGCCTCCCGCTCTGGGGCTGAAGCCCgcaagcaaaggagagagagacgggggaggagggggaaggacaGAGTTCGCAGAAGGAGCTCCCGTCACCACAGGGTGAGAGAAGGTCGTAACAAGAAGGCGGGGGACAAGATAGGCCAAAAATCATCTCGCCATAGAGCCTCCAGagatgacaaaaaggaaaaaagtcgAGGAAGCCCTGGCAGACACAGCCCCTCACACAAAGGCATCGGCCACACACCCATCACGGAGTCCAGGACCTCACACAAGTCCGGGAGGAGCCTATCCACCGCGAGCTCAGGCTCTGCGAGCAAGCGGCTCCATAGGATCAGCTCCTTCCTGAGGAACGTCAGAGCCAACCTCAGCACTAAAGGGCTGGCCTCGCCGCAGGGGCAAGATGTGGACATCACAGCCAAGACAGTGGAGAGGACCAACATGGAGGCCATTGTGGAGGCCGGAGAGAGTGGCCAAGGACTGGAAATTGTGGGCTCTGTGACATCTGAGATCATGGAGACAGTGACATTTGAAGCCCGTTAA